Proteins encoded in a region of the Streptomyces sp. NBC_00258 genome:
- a CDS encoding Lrp/AsnC family transcriptional regulator yields the protein MESPTFDALDVELLHALEIDGRAPFSRIAAVLGVSDQTVARRYRRLLSEGGLRVVAVRNNRKLGREDWILRLRCAPDGAETIANALARRPDTAWIGLTSGGTEVVCMTRPRTAGDQDDLLLGKLPRTPHIVEIRAFQLLHTFFGGPVGWLVKHGPLTGEQVAALRPAPVPDAGPARITAEDEPLVGALERDGRATYPELQRATGRSESAVKRRLGQLLGSGALFVDIEYDTALVGFSVGAILWITAAPGAMDTVGSALAEHEEIAHAAATAGPSNLVATVVARDTAALYAYVSGKLGRLEGVQHVETSPFLRRVKQLTYQQRTR from the coding sequence ATGGAATCCCCCACCTTCGACGCGCTCGACGTGGAGCTCCTCCACGCGCTTGAGATCGACGGACGAGCCCCCTTCAGCCGCATCGCCGCCGTCCTCGGCGTCTCGGACCAGACCGTGGCCCGCCGCTACCGCAGGCTGCTCTCCGAGGGCGGCCTGCGGGTCGTCGCCGTACGCAACAACAGGAAGCTCGGCAGGGAGGACTGGATTCTCCGGCTGCGCTGCGCGCCCGACGGTGCGGAGACCATCGCGAACGCCCTGGCGCGTCGGCCCGACACGGCCTGGATCGGCCTCACCTCGGGCGGTACGGAGGTCGTCTGCATGACCCGGCCCCGTACCGCGGGCGACCAGGACGACCTGCTGCTCGGCAAGCTTCCGCGGACACCGCACATCGTGGAGATCCGGGCCTTCCAGCTGCTGCACACGTTCTTCGGCGGCCCGGTGGGCTGGCTGGTCAAGCACGGGCCGCTCACCGGTGAGCAGGTCGCCGCGTTGCGCCCGGCGCCGGTTCCCGATGCCGGCCCCGCACGGATCACCGCCGAGGACGAGCCGCTGGTCGGCGCCCTCGAACGGGACGGCCGTGCCACCTACCCGGAGCTGCAGCGGGCCACCGGCCGGTCGGAGTCCGCCGTCAAGCGGCGACTCGGTCAACTGCTCGGCTCCGGTGCGCTGTTCGTCGACATCGAGTACGACACCGCCCTTGTCGGGTTCTCCGTCGGGGCCATCCTGTGGATCACGGCGGCGCCGGGGGCGATGGACACGGTGGGCAGTGCGTTGGCCGAGCACGAGGAGATCGCGCACGCGGCGGCGACTGCGGGGCCGTCCAATCTGGTCGCCACGGTTGTCGCGCGGGATACCGCCGCGCTCTATGCGTATGTGAGTGGGAAGCTCGGGCGGCTCGAAGGGGTGCAGCATGTGGAGACCTCGCCGTTTCTTCGGCGGGTCAAGCAGCTGACCTATCAGCAGAGGACGCGGTAG
- a CDS encoding MFS transporter — translation MRTWGPLTAVCLGTFMLLLDVTIVIVALPDIARALDASLSDLQWVVDGYALALAALLLAAGAAADVLGRRRVHVVGVALFAAASLWCGLASGPGMLVAARGVQGVGAAAMFATTLPLLGSVYQARQRSAALGVWGAVSGSAAAVGPLVGGLLAEGPGWRWIFFVNLPVSVASVWLTLRVVPESRGPHEMRVDWAGTATFACFAGATTYATVRAGSDGWTSTPTVVSYGLAALSLLCFVLVERRAAHPLLDLALLRRPAFVGVMLGALAFNAAAFGVIPYLSIWLQTLQGMSPVRGGLVLLPLTGASVVASVLVGRLLHGVPARITVGGGLLLIGAGMFCQAVLDAATTWTVLVPGLVLVGLGTGLVAPTLAGAALATVRPERAGMAGGAVNTSRQLGYALGVAVFGTVVTSRMRDTLPHEAAHTLAGGGAEALRGTFSSHTLHAAFASGLNTAAVVAGVTGTLAGALVLALVRAPRPHRASPLDSPIQEERVQAPHP, via the coding sequence ATGCGTACATGGGGACCGCTCACGGCGGTCTGTCTGGGCACGTTCATGCTGCTGCTGGACGTGACGATCGTGATCGTGGCGCTGCCCGACATCGCGCGGGCACTGGACGCCTCGCTGAGCGATCTGCAGTGGGTCGTCGACGGGTACGCGCTCGCGCTCGCCGCACTGTTGCTCGCGGCGGGTGCGGCGGCCGACGTGCTGGGCCGGCGCCGGGTGCATGTGGTGGGTGTCGCGCTGTTCGCGGCGGCCTCGCTGTGGTGCGGGCTCGCGTCCGGGCCGGGGATGCTGGTGGCGGCGCGCGGGGTGCAGGGGGTGGGCGCGGCCGCGATGTTCGCGACGACGCTGCCGCTGCTGGGCTCGGTGTACCAGGCACGGCAGCGGTCGGCCGCGCTCGGTGTGTGGGGCGCGGTGAGCGGTTCCGCGGCCGCGGTCGGGCCGCTGGTCGGCGGGCTGCTCGCCGAGGGGCCCGGCTGGCGGTGGATCTTCTTCGTCAACCTGCCGGTGAGCGTGGCCTCGGTGTGGCTGACCCTGCGAGTGGTGCCCGAGTCGCGCGGCCCGCACGAGATGCGGGTCGACTGGGCGGGTACGGCGACGTTCGCGTGCTTCGCGGGGGCGACGACGTACGCGACGGTGCGGGCCGGGTCGGACGGCTGGACGTCGACGCCCACCGTCGTGTCGTACGGGCTCGCGGCGCTCTCGCTGCTCTGCTTCGTCCTCGTCGAGCGGCGGGCGGCCCATCCCCTGCTCGATCTCGCGCTGCTGCGCCGGCCTGCGTTCGTGGGCGTGATGCTGGGGGCGCTGGCCTTCAACGCGGCGGCGTTCGGCGTGATCCCGTATCTCTCGATCTGGCTGCAGACCCTGCAGGGGATGAGCCCGGTGCGGGGCGGGCTCGTGCTGCTGCCGCTGACCGGGGCCTCGGTCGTGGCGTCGGTGCTCGTCGGGCGGCTGCTGCACGGCGTCCCGGCGCGGATCACCGTCGGCGGCGGGCTGCTGCTCATCGGGGCCGGCATGTTCTGCCAGGCCGTGCTCGACGCGGCCACGACCTGGACGGTCCTCGTGCCGGGTCTGGTCCTGGTGGGCCTCGGTACGGGTCTGGTGGCGCCGACGCTCGCGGGCGCCGCGCTGGCCACCGTACGGCCCGAACGCGCGGGCATGGCGGGCGGCGCGGTCAACACCTCCCGGCAGCTCGGGTACGCGCTCGGAGTCGCCGTCTTCGGCACGGTCGTCACGTCCCGGATGCGGGACACCCTCCCGCACGAGGCCGCACACACCCTCGCGGGAGGCGGAGCGGAAGCCCTGCGAGGCACTTTCTCCTCGCACACCCTCCACGCGGCCTTCGCCTCGGGCCTCAACACGGCAGCTGTGGTGGCGGGTGTGACGGGAACGCTCGCGGGTGCCCTGGTCCTGGCACTGGTGCGCGCCCCTCGCCCGCACCGGGCCTCGCCGCTCGACAGCCCGATCCAGGAGGAGAGGGTTCAGGCCCCGCACCCCTGA
- a CDS encoding AMP-dependent synthetase/ligase, with amino-acid sequence MREFTNPPLASAPPVGGLADAVFEHAQEDPLYIALGRKDDEGQWRDVTSAEFRDEVLALAKGLLAHGIRFGDRVAIMSRTRYEWTLFDFALWSIGAQVVPIYPTSSAEQVFWMLHDAQVSAAMVEHEDHAMTIATVIDRLPTLHKLWQLDAGAVQELYEAGGHIDDEVVHRHRRAVTPESTATIIYTSGTTGRPKGCVLSHANFMFESDTVTERWEPLFHSKRGDQAATLLFLPLAHVFGRMVQVAAIRGRVKFGHQPQLNAAALLPDLAAFQPTFFLAVPYIFEKVFNAARRKAEREGRAGPFEKAVEVAVRYADAAEAKAWGIGPGPSAALRVQHQLFDKLVYSKIRAAMGGRVKHAMSGGSAMDRRLGLFFAGAGVQIYEGYGLTESTAAATANPPERTRYGTVGQPIPGTTVHIADDGEIWLSGSNVFQSYLNDPKATDATLHDGWLATGDLGALDEDGYLTITGRKKEILVTSGGKSVSPGILEERVRDHPLVAQCIVVGNDRPYIAALVTLDGEAVEHWLQMRDKPQLTASELVRDPDLETEVRRAVVAANTLVSQAESIRTFRILAHQFTEEHGLLTPSLKLKRKAIENAYGAEVEALYRA; translated from the coding sequence TTGCGCGAGTTCACCAACCCTCCCCTGGCGTCGGCACCGCCGGTGGGCGGCCTGGCCGATGCCGTGTTCGAACATGCCCAGGAGGATCCGCTCTACATCGCACTCGGCCGCAAGGACGACGAGGGCCAGTGGCGCGACGTGACGTCCGCCGAGTTCCGGGACGAGGTCCTGGCGCTGGCCAAGGGTTTGCTGGCGCACGGCATCCGGTTCGGCGACCGGGTCGCGATCATGTCCCGTACCCGCTACGAGTGGACCCTCTTCGACTTCGCGCTGTGGTCGATCGGCGCGCAGGTCGTGCCCATCTACCCCACCTCGTCGGCGGAGCAGGTCTTCTGGATGCTGCACGACGCGCAGGTGTCGGCCGCGATGGTGGAGCACGAGGACCACGCGATGACCATCGCCACGGTCATCGACCGGCTCCCGACGCTGCACAAGCTGTGGCAGCTGGACGCGGGCGCGGTGCAGGAGCTGTACGAGGCCGGTGGCCACATCGACGACGAGGTGGTGCACCGGCATCGGCGGGCGGTCACGCCCGAGTCGACGGCGACGATCATCTACACGTCCGGAACGACCGGCCGCCCCAAGGGCTGCGTCCTCTCCCACGCGAACTTCATGTTCGAGTCGGACACGGTCACCGAGCGCTGGGAGCCGCTCTTCCACTCCAAGCGCGGCGACCAGGCGGCCACCCTGCTGTTCCTGCCGCTCGCGCACGTCTTCGGGCGGATGGTGCAGGTCGCGGCGATCCGCGGACGGGTCAAGTTCGGCCATCAGCCGCAGCTCAACGCGGCGGCCCTACTGCCCGATCTGGCCGCGTTCCAGCCGACGTTCTTCCTCGCGGTGCCGTACATCTTCGAGAAGGTCTTCAACGCGGCACGCAGGAAGGCGGAGCGGGAGGGCAGGGCGGGCCCGTTCGAGAAGGCCGTCGAGGTGGCCGTGCGCTACGCGGACGCGGCGGAGGCGAAGGCGTGGGGCATCGGCCCCGGGCCCTCGGCGGCACTCCGGGTGCAGCACCAGCTGTTCGACAAGCTCGTCTACTCCAAGATCCGTGCCGCGATGGGCGGTCGTGTGAAGCACGCGATGTCCGGCGGCTCGGCGATGGACCGGCGGCTCGGCCTGTTCTTCGCGGGCGCCGGCGTGCAGATCTACGAGGGGTACGGGCTCACCGAGTCCACGGCGGCCGCGACCGCCAACCCGCCCGAGCGCACCCGGTACGGCACCGTGGGGCAGCCCATCCCGGGCACGACCGTGCACATCGCGGACGACGGCGAGATCTGGCTGAGCGGCTCCAACGTCTTCCAGAGCTATCTCAACGACCCGAAGGCCACCGACGCGACCCTGCACGACGGCTGGCTCGCCACCGGTGACCTGGGCGCGCTCGACGAGGACGGCTACCTCACCATCACCGGGCGCAAGAAGGAGATCCTGGTGACCTCCGGCGGCAAGAGCGTCTCGCCGGGGATCCTGGAGGAGCGGGTGCGCGACCATCCGCTGGTCGCGCAGTGCATCGTCGTCGGCAACGACCGGCCGTACATCGCTGCGCTCGTCACCCTCGACGGGGAGGCCGTCGAACACTGGCTGCAGATGCGGGACAAGCCCCAGCTGACTGCGTCCGAGCTGGTCCGGGACCCCGATCTGGAGACCGAGGTGCGGCGCGCCGTGGTCGCCGCGAACACCCTCGTCTCCCAGGCCGAGTCGATCCGCACGTTCCGGATACTGGCCCACCAGTTCACCGAGGAACACGGGTTGCTGACACCCTCCCTGAAGCTGAAGCGCAAGGCGATCGAGAACGCGTACGGGGCGGAGGTCGAGGCGCTCTATCGGGCGTAG
- a CDS encoding ABC transporter substrate-binding protein, with translation MSRPIRTIAATAAVTALLLASACNSASTTGSSEAENSVRGVSDTSVKVGGIVSMTTASGYSKKDTDLGARARFDRANAEGGVNGRKIDYLGAEDDGQDPAKNLTAARKLVQQDKVFAIAPMSSTTFSGADFLQKQKVPTFGWGTLPSFCGPTYIYGFGGCMVPMPGGTISQTWPEGLKKVLGGSAGKSVAILANDSDAGTFAIRTYKQSFASAGFKVTFAKPSVPATSVPNDWSAYTKEILRSNGGKAPDAVVSVMQTPYNIGLFTAIKRAGYTGVLTDPTDYDPGLLAKSATRKALDGVHVLLSFQPFEQDSAAMTQFKKDITKAAGKAVPLNMHMMTGYMSADLFLAIAEKAGKDLTVASFQKAADGFADTGTMVGDRAEPKGQKESFGCGALVQLKDGKYVVSSPFECYPPIPFK, from the coding sequence GTGTCGCGACCGATCCGAACCATCGCCGCCACTGCGGCCGTAACCGCTCTTCTGCTGGCGAGCGCCTGCAACTCGGCGTCCACGACAGGAAGTTCGGAGGCCGAGAACTCCGTACGCGGAGTCTCCGACACCTCCGTCAAGGTGGGCGGCATCGTCTCGATGACCACCGCCAGCGGGTACTCGAAGAAGGACACCGACCTCGGGGCCAGGGCCCGCTTCGACCGCGCCAACGCCGAAGGCGGTGTGAACGGGCGGAAGATCGACTACCTGGGCGCCGAGGACGACGGCCAGGATCCGGCCAAGAACCTCACGGCGGCACGCAAACTCGTCCAGCAGGACAAGGTGTTCGCGATCGCGCCGATGAGTTCGACGACGTTCTCCGGCGCGGACTTCCTGCAGAAGCAGAAGGTCCCCACCTTCGGCTGGGGCACACTGCCGTCCTTCTGCGGGCCGACGTACATCTACGGCTTCGGCGGCTGCATGGTGCCGATGCCCGGCGGCACCATCTCGCAGACCTGGCCCGAGGGGCTCAAGAAGGTGCTGGGCGGCTCGGCGGGCAAGAGCGTGGCGATCCTCGCCAACGACAGTGACGCCGGGACGTTCGCCATCCGCACGTACAAGCAGAGCTTCGCGTCGGCCGGGTTCAAGGTGACCTTCGCGAAGCCGTCCGTGCCCGCGACCTCCGTGCCGAACGACTGGTCGGCGTACACGAAGGAGATCCTCCGGAGCAACGGCGGCAAGGCACCGGACGCGGTCGTCTCCGTGATGCAGACCCCCTACAACATCGGCCTGTTCACGGCGATCAAGCGCGCGGGGTACACCGGTGTGCTCACCGATCCGACCGACTACGACCCAGGGCTGCTCGCGAAGAGCGCGACGAGGAAGGCGCTCGACGGGGTCCATGTCCTGCTGTCGTTCCAGCCGTTCGAGCAGGACAGCGCGGCGATGACGCAATTCAAGAAGGACATCACGAAGGCGGCCGGCAAGGCCGTGCCCCTGAACATGCACATGATGACCGGCTATATGTCGGCCGATCTCTTCCTCGCCATCGCCGAGAAGGCCGGCAAGGACCTGACGGTGGCGTCCTTCCAGAAGGCGGCGGACGGGTTCGCGGACACCGGCACGATGGTCGGCGACCGGGCGGAGCCCAAGGGGCAGAAGGAGTCGTTCGGCTGCGGGGCGCTCGTCCAGCTCAAGGACGGGAAGTACGTCGTCTCGTCGCCCTTCGAGTGCTATCCGCCGATCCCCTTCAAGTAG